The following coding sequences lie in one Steroidobacter denitrificans genomic window:
- the rpoE gene encoding RNA polymerase sigma factor RpoE: MTAEDTDQQLVERVQAGDKSAFNLLVLKYQHRVLKLVGRFLNDPAEAEDVAQEAFLKAYRALGTFRGDSAFYTWLYRIAINTAKNALVSNRRRPVDFDLDLQDPDQYDRHAKLKEADTPEGVLLTDEIREVVERALEQLPEDLRTAIVLRELEGLSYEEIADAMDCPVGTVRSRIFRAREAIDKKLKPLLD, from the coding sequence ATGACCGCGGAGGACACCGACCAGCAGTTGGTGGAGCGGGTACAGGCAGGCGACAAGTCGGCCTTCAATCTGCTGGTGCTGAAGTATCAGCATCGGGTACTGAAGCTGGTGGGACGTTTCCTCAACGATCCTGCCGAGGCGGAGGACGTGGCGCAAGAGGCTTTTCTGAAGGCTTACCGGGCCTTGGGTACGTTCCGCGGCGACAGCGCTTTCTATACATGGCTGTACCGCATCGCCATCAATACGGCCAAGAATGCGCTGGTGTCGAACCGGCGCCGGCCGGTGGATTTCGATCTGGATCTGCAGGATCCCGATCAGTACGACCGCCATGCAAAATTGAAGGAGGCAGATACGCCCGAAGGGGTGCTGCTGACGGACGAGATCCGCGAGGTGGTGGAGCGTGCATTGGAGCAATTACCCGAGGATCTGCGCACCGCCATCGTATTGCGCGAGCTGGAGGGCCTGTCCTACGAGGAGATTGCGGATGCCATGGATTGCCCGGTCGGTACGGTGCGTTCACGAATTTTTCGTGCTCGCGAGGCGATCGACAAGAAGCTCAAACCCTTGCTGGACTGA
- the lepA gene encoding translation elongation factor 4, producing MNHIRNFSIIAHVDHGKSTLADRFIQLCGGLAQREMENQVLDTMALERERGITIKAQSVSLQFLSRDGRTYQLNLIDTPGHVDFSYEVSRSLAACEGALLVVDAAQGVEAQSVANCYTAIEQGLEVVPVLNKIDLPSADPDRVIKEIEEIIGIEAHDALRVSAKTGLNVTELLEELVRRVPPPKGDPEAPLQALIIDSWFDNYVGVVSLVRVVNGSLRTGAKIRVWSTGRAHQVDKVGRFTPKSVRTESLESGEVGFVIAGIKDIDGAPVGDTITLDGRPASAPLAGFKQVQPRVFAGLFPVNSEDYESFRDALSKLRLNDSALHYEPEVSTALGFGFRCGFLGLLHMDIVQERLEREYGLDLITSAPTVVYEVERTDGTVVYVDNPARLPPSNEIEDLREPIITANILLPSDYVGAIMKLCAEKRGRQIKMQYLGNQVSLQYEIPMAEVVMDFFDRMKSVSRGYASFDYEFNRFETAPLVRLDVLINGDRVDALSIIVHRDNAYQRGRELVDKMQELIPRQMFEIAIQAAIGSHVVARASVKALRKNVTAKCYGGDISRKRKLLEKQKEGKKRMKQVGSVEIPQEAFLAVLQIGKEK from the coding sequence ATGAATCACATACGGAACTTCTCCATCATCGCCCACGTCGATCACGGCAAGTCCACGCTGGCCGACCGGTTCATTCAGCTGTGCGGCGGGCTGGCGCAGCGCGAAATGGAAAACCAGGTACTCGATACCATGGCCCTGGAGCGCGAGCGCGGCATCACGATCAAGGCGCAGAGCGTGTCGCTGCAGTTTCTCTCCAGGGATGGTCGGACCTATCAATTGAATCTGATCGATACGCCCGGACACGTGGATTTTTCCTATGAGGTATCACGTTCGCTGGCTGCTTGCGAAGGCGCGCTGCTGGTGGTCGATGCCGCCCAAGGCGTGGAAGCGCAGAGCGTCGCGAACTGCTACACCGCGATCGAGCAGGGGCTGGAAGTGGTACCGGTCTTGAACAAGATCGACCTGCCGTCGGCCGATCCGGACCGAGTCATCAAGGAAATCGAGGAAATCATCGGTATCGAGGCGCATGATGCCCTGCGCGTCAGTGCCAAGACCGGCCTGAATGTCACCGAATTGCTCGAAGAGCTGGTGCGCAGGGTGCCGCCTCCCAAGGGCGATCCCGAGGCGCCGCTGCAGGCGTTGATCATCGATTCATGGTTCGACAACTACGTCGGCGTCGTGTCGCTGGTGAGGGTGGTGAACGGCTCTTTGCGTACCGGAGCGAAGATCCGGGTATGGTCGACGGGCCGCGCCCATCAGGTCGACAAGGTCGGGCGCTTCACGCCCAAGTCCGTGCGCACCGAATCGCTGGAAAGCGGCGAGGTGGGTTTCGTCATCGCCGGTATCAAGGACATCGACGGCGCACCGGTCGGCGATACGATCACCCTGGACGGCCGGCCGGCGAGTGCGCCGCTGGCGGGATTCAAGCAGGTGCAACCGCGGGTGTTTGCCGGCCTTTTCCCGGTCAATTCCGAGGACTACGAGTCCTTCCGGGACGCCCTGTCCAAGCTCAGGTTGAACGATTCGGCCCTGCATTACGAGCCGGAAGTATCCACGGCGCTGGGATTCGGCTTTCGCTGCGGATTTCTCGGCCTGCTGCACATGGATATCGTGCAGGAGCGGCTGGAGCGCGAATACGGCCTCGATCTGATCACCAGCGCGCCTACGGTGGTGTATGAGGTGGAACGCACCGACGGTACCGTGGTGTACGTCGATAATCCCGCGAGACTTCCGCCCAGCAATGAGATCGAGGATCTGCGCGAACCCATCATCACGGCGAATATCCTGCTGCCCTCGGATTACGTCGGCGCAATCATGAAGCTGTGCGCGGAGAAGCGCGGCCGGCAGATCAAGATGCAGTATCTGGGCAACCAGGTGTCCCTGCAGTATGAAATCCCGATGGCTGAGGTCGTCATGGATTTCTTCGATCGCATGAAGTCGGTCAGCCGCGGCTATGCTTCGTTCGACTACGAATTCAATCGTTTCGAGACCGCGCCGCTGGTCCGGCTGGATGTCTTGATCAACGGCGATCGTGTCGATGCCCTGTCGATCATCGTGCATCGGGACAATGCCTATCAGCGCGGCCGCGAACTGGTGGACAAGATGCAGGAGTTGATTCCGCGCCAGATGTTCGAGATCGCGATTCAGGCCGCCATCGGCAGCCATGTCGTGGCGCGTGCCAGTGTCAAGGCATTGCGCAAGAACGTCACCGCCAAATGCTATGGCGGCGATATTTCACGCAAGCGCAAACTTCTGGAGAAGCAGAAGGAAGGCAAGAAGCGCATGAAGCAAGTAGGTTCGGTCGAAATTCCGCAAGAGGCATTTCTGGCGGTGCTGCAGATCGGCAAGGAAAAATAA
- the pdxJ gene encoding pyridoxine 5'-phosphate synthase: MHSILHLGVNVDHVATLRNARGTIYPDPLFAALIAEQAGADSITIHLREDRRHIRERDVRMCQEALQTRVNLEMAATEEMVRIACEVRPADCCLVPERRAELTTEGGLDVVGQREVLAPACVRLARAGIRVSLFIDPEPVQIEAAAALGVPVVELHTGAYAEGRGERQARELRRVQEAARHGTRLGLRVHAGHGLNYHNVQAIAAIHEIVELNIGHAIIARAVIDGLTQAVREMKRLMLAARVAGIGNGS, encoded by the coding sequence ATGCATTCCATCCTGCATCTAGGCGTCAACGTCGATCATGTCGCTACGCTCCGCAATGCGCGCGGCACGATTTATCCGGATCCCTTGTTCGCGGCGCTCATCGCCGAGCAGGCGGGCGCGGACAGTATCACCATCCATTTACGCGAGGATCGCCGGCACATCCGCGAGCGGGACGTGCGCATGTGCCAGGAAGCACTGCAGACGCGCGTGAATCTGGAGATGGCGGCGACCGAGGAAATGGTGCGGATCGCCTGCGAGGTGCGGCCGGCGGACTGCTGCCTGGTGCCCGAACGGCGCGCCGAGCTGACGACGGAAGGGGGGCTGGACGTGGTGGGGCAGCGCGAGGTGCTGGCGCCGGCGTGCGTACGCCTGGCGCGGGCGGGGATACGGGTCTCGCTGTTCATCGATCCGGAGCCGGTGCAAATCGAGGCGGCAGCCGCGCTGGGCGTTCCGGTCGTGGAACTGCATACCGGCGCCTATGCCGAGGGGCGCGGTGAGCGGCAGGCGCGGGAATTGCGGCGCGTACAGGAGGCGGCCCGTCATGGGACGCGGCTGGGATTGCGGGTGCACGCGGGACATGGGCTGAACTATCACAATGTGCAGGCGATCGCGGCCATCCATGAGATCGTGGAGCTGAACATCGGTCATGCCATCATTGCGCGCGCCGTGATCGATGGCCTGACGCAGGCGGTACGGGAAATGAAACGCCTGATGCTGGCGGCGCGCGTCGCCGGCATCGGGAACGGCTCGTGA
- a CDS encoding glutaredoxin family protein: MSSADPSCTDPPVANPVPDGASSRPAQWTLYSRPDCSLCDELLAELVQLLPPQDVQRIRIVDISLDPVLERRYAIRIPVLMADEEFVCAYRLDVERVRAYLG; this comes from the coding sequence ATGTCTTCCGCCGATCCTTCCTGCACCGATCCGCCTGTTGCCAATCCTGTGCCGGACGGCGCCTCGTCGCGGCCCGCGCAATGGACGCTGTACAGCCGCCCCGACTGCAGCCTGTGCGACGAGCTGCTGGCCGAGCTGGTGCAGCTGCTGCCGCCGCAGGATGTGCAGCGGATCAGGATCGTCGACATCTCCCTGGATCCGGTGCTGGAGCGCAGGTACGCCATCCGCATTCCCGTGCTGATGGCCGACGAAGAATTCGTCTGCGCCTATCGGCTGGACGTAGAGCGCGTCCGGGCTTATCTGGGCTGA
- the era gene encoding GTPase Era, translating to MNQDSSPSDGGHRCGFAAIVGRPNVGKSTLLNALLRRKISIVSHKPQTTRHRILGILTQPQAQIIFVDTPGLHAGARRAMNRHMNRAALTSLQDADVNLFVVEALRWTDADQRVLDELVRIGRPIILVLSKVDKVTPRARLLPFIEEMSRRAHFVEVIPVSARRHSNLDTLAPLIARYLPESPPHFPPEQHTDRSDEFQAAEIVREKLTLRLHQELPYGITVGIERFEEEEGRLYINAVIWVERSGQKAIVIGQGGEQLKETGRAARLEMSERFKRPVHLELWVKVKENWSDSEKALRQLGYEE from the coding sequence GTGAACCAGGATTCATCCCCATCCGATGGCGGCCACCGCTGCGGCTTCGCAGCGATCGTCGGCCGGCCCAATGTAGGCAAGTCGACTCTGCTCAATGCCCTGCTGCGCCGCAAGATCAGTATCGTCAGTCACAAGCCGCAGACTACACGCCATCGCATTCTGGGAATCCTGACCCAGCCCCAGGCACAGATCATATTCGTCGATACGCCCGGCCTGCATGCCGGCGCTCGGCGCGCGATGAATCGTCATATGAACCGCGCGGCATTGACGTCCTTGCAGGATGCCGATGTCAATTTGTTCGTGGTCGAAGCGCTGCGCTGGACCGATGCGGACCAGCGCGTGCTCGATGAACTGGTGCGCATCGGTCGGCCCATCATCCTGGTGCTCAGCAAGGTCGACAAGGTGACGCCGCGGGCGCGCCTGCTGCCCTTCATCGAGGAAATGAGCCGGCGTGCGCATTTCGTCGAGGTCATTCCGGTGTCGGCGCGCCGGCACAGCAATCTAGATACGCTGGCGCCGCTGATTGCCCGCTATCTGCCGGAATCGCCGCCGCATTTCCCGCCCGAGCAGCATACGGACCGATCCGATGAGTTCCAGGCGGCGGAGATCGTGCGCGAAAAACTCACCTTGCGTTTGCATCAGGAACTGCCCTACGGCATTACGGTGGGGATCGAACGGTTCGAGGAAGAGGAGGGGCGTCTGTACATCAACGCCGTGATCTGGGTGGAGCGCAGCGGCCAGAAGGCCATCGTCATCGGTCAGGGCGGCGAGCAGCTCAAGGAGACGGGGCGTGCGGCACGCCTGGAAATGAGCGAACGGTTCAAGCGCCCGGTGCACCTGGAATTGTGGGTGAAGGTGAAGGAGAACTGGTCCGACAGCGAAAAGGCGCTGCGCCAATTGGGTTACGAGGAATAG
- a CDS encoding succinate dehydrogenase iron-sulfur subunit, with translation MTQFRLPANSRITPGKTFKAPAGAKDIRNFKIYRFDPDSGANPRVDTYEIDMDACGPMVLDALIKIKNEIDSTLTFRRSCREGICGSCAMNIDGMNTLACTKATEDIKGTVNIYPLPHMPVIKDLVPDLTDFYAQYAAVKPWLQTRSPPPPDRERLQSKEDQELIDRPSACILCACCSTACPSYWWNPDRYLGPAVLLAAYRWIVDSRDEATGERLDYLEDPFRLYRCHTIMNCTQYCPKGLNPAKAIAEIKKKIAERQH, from the coding sequence ATGACCCAGTTTCGCTTGCCCGCGAATTCGAGAATCACCCCTGGCAAGACGTTCAAGGCGCCTGCCGGGGCCAAGGATATCCGCAATTTCAAGATCTATCGTTTCGATCCCGATTCCGGCGCCAATCCGCGCGTAGATACGTATGAGATCGATATGGATGCCTGCGGTCCCATGGTTCTGGATGCACTGATCAAGATCAAGAACGAAATCGATTCGACCCTGACGTTTCGCCGCTCCTGCCGCGAAGGCATCTGCGGCTCCTGTGCAATGAATATCGACGGAATGAATACTCTGGCCTGCACCAAGGCGACCGAGGACATCAAGGGCACCGTCAACATCTATCCGCTGCCGCATATGCCCGTGATCAAGGATCTGGTCCCGGATCTCACCGATTTCTATGCGCAATATGCGGCGGTGAAACCCTGGCTGCAAACACGCAGCCCGCCGCCGCCGGATCGCGAGCGCCTGCAGTCCAAGGAAGATCAGGAACTGATCGATCGTCCCAGCGCGTGCATCCTGTGCGCCTGCTGCTCCACGGCCTGTCCCAGCTACTGGTGGAATCCCGACCGGTATCTCGGCCCGGCGGTGCTGCTGGCCGCATATCGCTGGATCGTCGATTCGCGCGACGAGGCGACCGGCGAGCGTCTGGACTATCTGGAGGACCCGTTCCGCCTGTATCGCTGCCACACGATCATGAATTGCACCCAATATTGTCCGAAGGGTCTGAATCCCGCCAAGGCCATCGCGGAAATCAAGAAAAAGATCGCCGAGCGGCAACACTGA
- the recO gene encoding DNA repair protein RecO, protein MPDARRVQLQPAYVLHHRPYRDTSRILELFTRDFGRVSVFARGARSARKSGAALISTLQPFNRLLLSWMGQGEAGRLTDAEFDGAVSGLPPQHLVSGFYLNELLMKLFARHDGHAEVFAFYDETIAALKSGSEALRPLRLFEKRLLDALGYGLALDRDAVSGEPLEPQAMYHYRIEQGAVRASECGADEGHDEHLAQNDGPAGTMLYSGAMLMSLAREDLHEADCAAARRLLRMALDRCLEGRELKSRQVMMALRRGN, encoded by the coding sequence ATGCCGGATGCACGTCGAGTGCAACTGCAGCCGGCCTATGTGCTGCATCATCGGCCGTATCGCGATACCAGTCGGATCCTGGAGCTGTTCACCCGTGATTTCGGACGGGTATCGGTGTTTGCTCGAGGCGCGCGCAGTGCGCGAAAATCCGGCGCGGCGCTGATCTCCACGCTGCAGCCGTTCAATCGCCTGCTGCTGTCCTGGATGGGGCAGGGCGAGGCAGGCCGGTTGACGGACGCGGAGTTCGACGGCGCGGTGTCGGGTCTGCCCCCGCAGCATCTGGTGAGCGGATTCTATCTCAACGAACTGCTGATGAAGCTGTTTGCCCGCCATGACGGGCATGCCGAGGTATTCGCGTTCTACGACGAAACGATCGCGGCCCTGAAAAGCGGGTCCGAGGCACTGCGCCCGTTGCGGTTGTTCGAGAAGCGTCTGCTCGATGCGCTGGGTTATGGACTGGCGCTCGATCGCGACGCGGTCTCAGGCGAGCCCCTCGAGCCACAGGCGATGTACCACTACCGGATCGAACAGGGCGCGGTGCGGGCGTCTGAATGCGGCGCGGACGAAGGTCACGACGAACACTTGGCGCAGAACGACGGGCCGGCGGGCACCATGCTCTACTCCGGCGCGATGCTGATGTCGCTGGCACGCGAGGATCTGCACGAGGCGGATTGCGCTGCTGCGCGCCGGTTGTTGCGCATGGCGCTCGATCGCTGCCTGGAAGGCCGTGAATTGAAGAGCCGCCAGGTGATGATGGCGCTCAGAAGAGGCAATTGA
- a CDS encoding MucB/RseB C-terminal domain-containing protein, whose protein sequence is MHKYSLLLLLLVSAAGARGDDGDREARAWLERMSQAISTRNYDGRFFHLRGSSSETMRIIHRVDRGRVTERLVSLDGSGREVIRTQNEVICYLPDRRTVLVDRRKETGTLISTVPRYSEDLEVHYKIERGPSTKMLGRRTQIISVQPRDQFRYGYRLWLDHETAMPLKSQLCDSHGNVIEQILFAEVNFKERIPAAALESAVSGEGYTWIRQDVQSPRLSRSVEWSVMRLPAGFRLTAWRLQIVAGSNTPVQHLVYSDGLATVSVFIEPRNPDTEAMNGLSKVGAAFAFSRRLDGHQVTAVGEVPPATVEAIAAGVTKDGATAVHSPDVAPVP, encoded by the coding sequence ATGCACAAGTATTCTCTGCTGCTGCTGCTACTGGTGTCGGCTGCAGGGGCACGCGGTGATGATGGGGATCGCGAGGCACGCGCCTGGCTGGAGCGCATGTCGCAGGCTATTTCCACCCGCAATTACGATGGGCGGTTTTTTCATCTGCGCGGTTCGAGTTCCGAGACCATGCGGATCATTCACCGTGTGGACCGGGGTAGAGTCACCGAAAGGCTGGTGTCCTTGGATGGCAGCGGCCGGGAGGTCATTCGCACCCAGAACGAGGTCATCTGTTATCTGCCCGACCGGCGCACGGTGCTCGTAGACCGGCGCAAGGAGACCGGCACGTTGATCTCGACGGTGCCTCGCTACAGCGAGGATCTGGAGGTCCACTACAAGATCGAGCGAGGACCCTCCACCAAGATGCTAGGGCGGCGCACGCAGATCATCTCCGTACAGCCGCGCGATCAGTTTCGCTACGGTTATCGTCTGTGGCTGGATCACGAGACCGCCATGCCGCTGAAATCGCAGCTGTGCGACAGCCACGGCAATGTGATCGAACAGATCCTGTTCGCCGAGGTGAATTTCAAGGAGCGCATTCCCGCCGCGGCGCTCGAGTCCGCCGTGTCGGGTGAGGGCTATACTTGGATCCGGCAGGATGTGCAGTCTCCACGCTTGTCGCGCAGCGTGGAATGGAGCGTGATGCGCCTGCCGGCAGGATTTCGTCTCACGGCCTGGCGCCTGCAGATCGTCGCCGGCTCCAATACGCCGGTGCAGCATCTGGTGTATTCCGACGGTCTGGCCACTGTGTCGGTATTCATCGAGCCGCGCAATCCTGACACCGAGGCCATGAATGGTCTGAGCAAGGTGGGTGCCGCATTCGCATTTTCCCGGCGCTTGGACGGCCATCAGGTGACGGCGGTGGGTGAGGTTCCGCCCGCCACGGTCGAGGCAATCGCGGCAGGGGTGACCAAGGACGGCGCTACGGCGGTACACTCGCCGGATGTGGCCCCGGTTCCCTGA
- the rnc gene encoding ribonuclease III yields MKTAVEWLHDTLGYRCRDPALLGAALTHRSAGGQHNERLEFLGDAVLNCVVAMLVFREFGAADEGELSRFRASLVSGEALAAIAAQIELGGQLRLGSGELKSGGTRRKSILADALEALFGAICLDGGFEAAAEVIEHLMAPRLQRLPSASELKDPKTRLQEALQARALPLPIYTVEAISGEAHNQRFEVRCAVAALDLAAAASGFSRRSAEQAAAQQLLQDLDRKLREDS; encoded by the coding sequence TTGAAGACCGCGGTTGAATGGTTGCACGACACGCTCGGTTATCGCTGTCGTGATCCGGCGCTGCTCGGCGCCGCGCTGACCCATCGCAGTGCGGGCGGACAGCACAACGAACGCCTGGAGTTTCTGGGCGATGCGGTACTCAACTGTGTCGTCGCCATGCTGGTGTTTCGTGAATTCGGAGCAGCCGACGAAGGCGAGCTATCGCGCTTTCGCGCCAGCCTGGTCAGCGGGGAGGCACTGGCGGCCATCGCCGCGCAGATCGAACTCGGCGGGCAGCTGCGGCTGGGATCGGGCGAACTGAAGTCCGGCGGCACGCGGCGCAAATCCATTCTGGCAGACGCATTGGAGGCGCTGTTCGGGGCGATTTGCCTGGATGGCGGCTTTGAAGCTGCTGCCGAAGTGATCGAGCATCTGATGGCTCCGCGCCTGCAACGCCTGCCCAGCGCCTCGGAATTGAAGGATCCCAAGACCCGTCTGCAGGAAGCCTTGCAGGCGCGTGCCCTGCCTTTGCCGATATATACGGTCGAGGCGATCAGCGGCGAGGCGCACAATCAGCGTTTCGAGGTGCGTTGTGCGGTTGCCGCGCTGGATCTCGCCGCTGCGGCCAGCGGCTTCAGCCGGCGCAGCGCAGAGCAGGCCGCCGCCCAGCAGTTGTTGCAAGATCTGGATCGTAAGCTTCGTGAGGATTCGTGA
- a CDS encoding FAD assembly factor SdhE: MTSTPIGLLRWRCRRGMRELDVLLERYLRERYPCAPEGERQAFEALLDLPDPQLQAYLVRREVPADPEWVHVIDQLCAAHT, translated from the coding sequence ATGACCTCTACACCCATCGGTTTGTTGCGCTGGCGCTGCCGGCGCGGCATGCGCGAACTCGATGTTCTACTCGAACGCTATCTGCGGGAACGCTATCCTTGCGCCCCGGAAGGCGAACGACAGGCATTCGAGGCATTGCTGGACCTGCCGGATCCGCAACTACAGGCTTACCTGGTGCGCCGTGAGGTGCCGGCCGATCCGGAATGGGTTCATGTCATCGACCAGCTCTGCGCAGCCCATACTTGA
- a CDS encoding sigma-E factor negative regulatory protein: protein MSDAVKEQVSACLDAELSKAQIDLLVQRVARDADLGEVMRRYALIGEALRSDKPVAAARGFAADVMAALEQEPTLRTSMRWSAALVRRIRPVMSMAVAAGVAGAVVLGVQQLGWMPGQAVFDDAAVFEPVEVFEPVAQIRGTATAPATRLTNYVVAHSEYSSPLGRRSVLTGVLADDLDSQAGYPQAGLGGAGFDTIADTPLQAP from the coding sequence ATGAGCGATGCGGTGAAGGAACAGGTTTCCGCTTGCCTGGATGCCGAGTTGTCGAAGGCGCAGATCGATTTACTGGTGCAGCGCGTGGCGCGGGATGCTGATCTGGGCGAGGTCATGCGGCGTTACGCACTTATCGGCGAGGCGCTGCGCAGCGATAAACCGGTGGCGGCGGCTCGCGGCTTCGCCGCGGATGTCATGGCAGCTTTGGAACAGGAACCGACGCTGCGCACCTCGATGCGCTGGTCCGCCGCGCTGGTCCGTCGTATACGGCCTGTGATGAGCATGGCCGTCGCGGCGGGTGTGGCGGGCGCGGTCGTGCTGGGCGTACAGCAGTTGGGATGGATGCCGGGCCAGGCGGTATTCGATGATGCCGCGGTTTTCGAGCCGGTCGAGGTCTTTGAACCGGTCGCCCAGATACGCGGCACGGCAACCGCCCCGGCGACACGCCTGACGAACTACGTGGTAGCGCATAGCGAGTATTCATCGCCCCTGGGGCGCCGCTCGGTTCTGACCGGTGTGCTGGCCGACGATCTGGATTCCCAGGCCGGCTATCCGCAGGCCGGGCTGGGCGGCGCGGGATTCGATACGATCGCCGATACTCCGCTGCAGGCACCTTGA
- the lepB gene encoding signal peptidase I, giving the protein MIFDFSFLLVAATLVSGIIWGMDSWLFKARRLQSAAARGASAEEARDPVIVEYARSFFPVILIVLLIRSFLFEPFRIPSDSMMPTLLDGDFIFVNKYSYGLRLPVLNTKVVSIGDPQRGDVIVFRLPSDPATNYIKRLVGLPGDHVVVRDRQVFINGEAVRLELDGVYQGHGHTGARIGVEKLGQATHEVLYIPERYAREYDDVVPAGHYFFMGDNRDNSRDSRYPEVGFVPEGNLVGKAVRIWLNWKLPSAPLWGRIGMPIG; this is encoded by the coding sequence ATGATCTTCGATTTTTCATTCCTTCTCGTGGCAGCCACCCTGGTGAGCGGCATCATCTGGGGCATGGACAGCTGGCTGTTCAAGGCCAGGCGTCTGCAGTCTGCGGCGGCGCGCGGCGCATCCGCCGAGGAAGCGCGCGATCCCGTGATCGTGGAGTATGCGCGCTCGTTCTTTCCTGTCATCCTGATCGTGCTGTTGATCCGTTCCTTCCTGTTCGAGCCGTTTCGCATCCCCTCGGATTCCATGATGCCGACCTTGCTCGATGGGGATTTCATTTTCGTCAACAAGTACTCCTACGGTCTGCGCCTGCCGGTGCTGAACACCAAGGTCGTATCGATCGGCGATCCGCAGCGCGGCGATGTCATCGTGTTCCGGCTGCCTTCCGACCCGGCGACGAATTACATCAAACGCCTGGTGGGGCTGCCGGGCGATCATGTGGTGGTGCGCGACCGGCAGGTCTTCATCAACGGTGAGGCGGTGCGGCTGGAGCTTGACGGGGTCTATCAGGGGCATGGCCACACCGGTGCGCGTATAGGTGTGGAAAAGCTGGGTCAGGCCACTCATGAGGTGCTCTATATCCCGGAACGCTATGCGCGCGAGTACGATGACGTGGTGCCCGCGGGGCATTATTTCTTCATGGGCGACAACCGGGACAATAGCCGCGATAGCCGCTATCCGGAAGTCGGTTTCGTGCCGGAGGGCAACCTCGTCGGCAAGGCGGTACGTATATGGTTGAATTGGAAGCTTCCGTCCGCGCCGCTCTGGGGACGAATCGGCATGCCTATTGGGTAG
- a CDS encoding DUF4845 domain-containing protein: protein MRDHQSGATFIGMLVIVAILGLGLYGAIRLVPLYMEFMAVARALDQTAKEAAGSRTSPGELRSSLDRRWTIEDITSLQPKEVEIRRSGNGYSMRAWYRAEAPFIGNVSLVVDFDKTVDVNQ from the coding sequence ATGCGAGATCATCAGAGTGGCGCCACGTTCATCGGCATGCTCGTCATCGTCGCGATACTGGGCCTGGGGTTGTATGGCGCCATTCGCCTGGTTCCGCTGTATATGGAATTCATGGCGGTCGCGCGCGCCCTGGACCAGACGGCGAAGGAAGCCGCCGGGAGTCGTACCAGCCCGGGAGAACTGCGCAGTTCGCTGGATCGGCGCTGGACGATCGAGGACATCACCAGCCTGCAGCCCAAGGAGGTCGAGATTCGCAGGAGCGGCAACGGCTACAGCATGCGCGCCTGGTATCGCGCCGAGGCGCCGTTCATCGGCAATGTGTCGTTGGTGGTCGATTTCGACAAGACCGTCGACGTAAACCAGTAG